Below is a genomic region from Rosa chinensis cultivar Old Blush chromosome 5, RchiOBHm-V2, whole genome shotgun sequence.
AAAAGATCAGCCAGAGGATGAAAATTCTTCAGGATTTGGTTCCTGGATGTAATAAGGTATTTATGTACATTACCTCTACTTGGTTTTAGGTCAGTCAAATTACTTAGCACATGTAGGTAGTATTTCCTATAGAATGAAGTAtagggaattgaagatgaattTGGTATCTTTGGTACTACTTCTGATTACTAGACAACTCTAAAAACATCTCAGTAAATTATCTAGGGCTCTGTATTCTGAGTTTAATTTTGTTTCACTTAGTATGTTTCCTTACATATCCTggtgtactttttttttctgagaaggtTATTGGGAAagcacttgttgttgatgagATTATTAATTACATCCAGTCACTGCAGCGCCAAGTCGAGGTATCTATCCCCATCAGGCTCTGTCTATTGCTAACTGGTACATGGTTTTGCTTTAAACTGTTAAACCTGAATCTCTCTgttaatttggattctttagttCCTTTCGTTGAACCTTGAAGCAGTCAATTCAAGGGTGAACATGAATCCCGCCATTGAAGTGTTTCCTTCAAAAGATGTAAGTCTACTGCACCTTAATACTTACATAGAGGCCACTGACTTGTGAAGTTTGAAACCATTTTCTGTCTGGAAATCTAGATCATCACCATGTTGGTTCGCACTATAATTCTCAAAAATGCTTTCCTTTCTATTAACACCTTGGCATTTACCCATCTCTATATCCTCGAACCTTCTAGTCTTATTTGGTGGACGTGACATGTTGAGTAATCTTGTTATTGTGAATATTTTTACGTTCTATATGCTGTAAAATTTTCTTACCTTAAAGGTGTTTTTCCTGGTGCACAGCAATTTGATGCAGCTGCGTTGTTATTTGGACCACACACACCAAGGGAGTATGTGCAGGGCTCGCAAGCCGAATGGCTGCATATGCAGGTTGGTGGTAGCTTTGAAATGACAACATAAACTCGGAATATAAACTCTTCAAGTCCCAATTGGTTCGGAATGTGCTTAATTAGTTTTGCATCTGGTGTAATAGAAATCTATTTTCTGAATGTACTAATGTAGTGTGAACCTGGTAGTATATCATATTAGCAGTTACAAGACGGCTGCCAGTGGATTCTCTACTAAGCTCACTCAACAGCGAAAGTAAAGGTTGTTGTTGATGCGAAAGTAAAGGTTGTTGTTGATGCAACTTCTGCATTTTACTAAATTGTGTTCTTAAAGACTTGGTTGGTTTCAACATTTTACTaaattttgttagaaaactagTTCAGTTGATGTAATGACTTTGttggatatatggatgaatgtatTGGATTTTAACATAAATGAATGTGTTTTGGATGTGATGTCATTTTGAATGTCTATCATACCGTTCCATCCAGCTAAAAACTATTGTCCAATAATTGATCATCACAAAATGcctaacaaaaactgttgtatgagccGTCTAACTATAATACGATAAGGACTAAAAGAATGAGAAAGTCATTGTccagcaaaacaacaaacaaccgTTTTTTGGAGAAATCTATAGTATCAGTAATGGATGGACAATGGGatttgcaagtacatattgtctgattaagccttcagacaacagcaagcatataagcccctgttgtctggcacaacattcagacaacagtaagtatataagccgctgttgtttttcttggtgttcagacaacagacagcaTAGTAGTCGTtgttgtagtaaactttatcagacgacagttttttggtattgtctgatccatgtatcagacggcattgagataaACAACAGCAAAGTCTAtaagattgaaaaattggtgtagtatATATAACAGGAAATTTGAAACAACAACTGACGTGGTTGGCCGAGACAAGAACAACTCCGTCTATAGATGACAAGCCCTCCTTTCCATATAGGGGTACTTCGGTCCTTTCCATAGATGACAAGCCCTCCTTTAATTTCCATGTAGTGCTAGGAGTCCAGAGGTATCATTGACAGGTTTGTTTCGAATTGCAACCCACACAACTGTTTGGTTGGGAATATTGTTATACCAGACTCCGACATAACGCTTGGTGGAATTTCCTGGGCTGAAAAATCCAAGTGCAAAGATTTTTCGGCTCGAGACAAGAACAACTCCGTCTCTAATGGGCTTGTTTGGAGCAATGGTGTCAGAGGAAATGGAACAGGAGAGAAGAAGGAAGATAAGCAATATGCTGATATACCAATCAGCAGAATTCATGGTTTAATGTGATTGATTGCTCATAAGTggaaaaaaggaaagagaattaTAAGGTTGGTAGTCTTTCTTGGTCAGGTGACTCATGTCTTTCATATATATGCTGATTAATTTTTACAGACTAGGTCAAACTGTGACATAAAAAGCGCCATGCATGAGCAGATATATTGTAGCGAAGTGTACGTGAATGAGGCCAATGGCCCAGGGCCTGAATAAACGAGAGGCACACTGCTTGGTCTTTACCCCGAGGACAAAATTCTCCAAATTATTGGAAAGCCATCATCCCCGATATACTATAGTAAAAGTATTGTCTGGAGAATGTATATGCTTCATCTTTGAACGAGTCCCTAGTTTGACCTAATCTGTAAAATTAGCATATATATGAAAGACATGAGTCACCTGACCAAGAAAGACTACCAATTAACCTTATAATTAATTCCCTTTCCTTTCTTCCACTTATGAGCAATCAATCACATTAGACCATGAATTCTGCTGAGTGGAATATCAGCATATATATTGGttatcttccttcttcttcactgTTCCATTTCCTCTGACACCATTTCTCTTAACAAGCccattagtatatagtaaatttcaATATGCTTGTTTCTTGGATTGAGAGGTTTTGGACACCTCCTTTGtaatcttttttttcctttaatctcATAGAGTGATAGAGAGGACCAGCATTAATTTGAAAGCATTCTTATATATGTCTATCGAGTCCCTTAGCCAAGTTACACATCCATTTTCTTCGTTGCTCTCCTCAACGATCGAATATGCCATGCAAGAACAGTTTCTCAAGCACTAGCTCTTGCTCGCATGCTTTCAAGTTCAAGTTCATATTCAAACCTGCCCTAGACCAGTCTGGTACATTTCCAAGTTCCACCTTCACAAATCCTTTGCCATTTCCGCATGGCCAGTTCATGAGGAAGATGACTGTGACTACATATTTGACATTTCAAGAACAGAATTAAATATATTGAAACAGTAGTTCAACCCTTTTGACGTTGAAAACAGTTCATCGATCATTCGATATATTAATCAACACACAGCAGCATGAAGTCTACGCCAATAATTCGAAACAAGCAAAATTTTTAACATATATAGGTTACTTGAGTCGGTCGTTTGAATTTGGAAATGTTTTAAAATGCCAAGAAAGGATCTTGAAATGGAAATGGATGATGGGAGGTGAACCTCAAATGTATTACTATTCACGATAACATTACTATTTGTTACTATTCATTATTGTTTTTAGTTGTACATAAAAGAATTACAAAACATGCAGCtacgacattttcagggttataTCACAACTTATCAGTCAGAAACCTGAAGCATCAAAAGGCAGAGTAGGTGTAAAATCGATATTCTCTGGCTAAAGTATCAACATTCATCCTTTAAGATAGATCGCAGGCTCTTATCTAGCGAGCTTCTACCATAGTACATGTCACATCATTTACAGAATTAGCTCCATCTTGGGTTGATGAGTCTCCAGTACTAGTGGCACTTCTCTGCAATAGAAATGCAGGTTGTCTAGGTGAAGGAAGTGTTGCATCATTACCTAACATGTTAAGAACTGCCGACATGGTTGGCCGGTCAATTGCATACTCTTGCACACACAAGAGAGCAATTTGGATACATCTCAGAACTTCATTCGTGGGGTATGATTCACCCAGAGATGAATCAACGAC
It encodes:
- the LOC112166063 gene encoding transcription factor BHLH089, with amino-acid sequence MMISLVHCLKMIADMQSMTLILSLQRIARRARSSSLHEKISQRMKILQDLVPGCNKVIGKALVVDEIINYIQSLQRQVEFLSLNLEAVNSRVNMNPAIEVFPSKDQFDAAALLFGPHTPREYVQGSQAEWLHMQVGGSFEMTT